A single region of the Granulicella aggregans genome encodes:
- the ubiE gene encoding bifunctional demethylmenaquinone methyltransferase/2-methoxy-6-polyprenyl-1,4-benzoquinol methylase UbiE, whose protein sequence is MIAKPEHELTTGARPVGTLTETDAAANVQQMFDTIAPSYDKLNHILSAGIDRWWWWRAARNFRAVLARPEAVILDLCCGTGDMTMALYKHRPKSSNDAPILALDFSHQMLSRGAQKFSPHNILAIEADALHLPLADNSVDLVTAAFGFRNLANYEEGLTELHRVLRPGGQIGILECNQPEGLTGALYSLYFRKILPLLGGMISGDRSAYTYLPESVARFPRPPRMKQLITAAGFTDAQWTGYTFGTAGLYRATKP, encoded by the coding sequence ATGATCGCCAAGCCCGAACACGAACTCACCACCGGCGCCCGCCCCGTCGGCACGCTCACCGAGACCGACGCCGCCGCAAACGTCCAGCAGATGTTCGACACCATCGCGCCCAGCTACGACAAGCTGAACCACATCCTCTCCGCGGGGATCGATCGCTGGTGGTGGTGGCGCGCGGCGCGCAACTTCCGCGCCGTCCTCGCCCGCCCCGAAGCCGTCATCCTCGACCTCTGCTGCGGCACCGGCGACATGACCATGGCCCTTTACAAACACCGGCCTAAGTCCTCGAACGATGCGCCGATTCTGGCCCTCGACTTCTCGCACCAGATGCTCTCGCGCGGAGCGCAGAAGTTCTCCCCACACAACATCCTCGCTATCGAAGCCGACGCACTCCATCTCCCACTCGCCGACAACTCCGTCGACCTCGTCACCGCCGCCTTCGGCTTCCGCAACCTCGCCAACTACGAGGAAGGCCTAACCGAGCTCCACCGCGTTCTTCGCCCCGGCGGCCAGATCGGCATCCTCGAGTGCAACCAGCCCGAAGGGCTCACCGGCGCGCTGTACTCCCTCTACTTCCGAAAGATCCTGCCCCTGTTAGGCGGCATGATCTCCGGCGACCGGAGCGCCTACACCTACCTTCCCGAGTCCGTAGCCCGCTTTCCGCGCCCGCCACGGATGAAGCAGCTCATCACCGCCGCCGGCTTCACGGACGCGCAATGGACCGGCTACACCTTCGGCACCGCTGGGCTTTATCGCGCCACGAAACCTTAG
- the glgP gene encoding alpha-glucan family phosphorylase produces the protein MKTNEVVNGDLERKGFGDLKDLALNLHWSWSRASEELWERLDAELWEATQDPWVILQTVSKETIVKALGEPEFSQRLAEVLASDRAAYEGDAWFQKTHRDSGLNAVAYFSMEFMLSEALPIYSGGLGNVAGDQMKAASDLGVPVVGVGLLYGQGYFRQQFDSAGRQRALYPVNDPGQLPIRPLRRANGEWLRLKVPIPGVTIWLRCWEVSVGRAKLYLLDSNDFANAPEHRCVTSQLYGGDAEMRLKQELVLGIGGWRLLRAIGIQPEVCHLNEGHAAFAVLERARSYMQDHGVGFDVALSVTRAGNLFTTHTAVAAGFDRFDPELIRRYMTTYASRLGISINELLAMGRANTGAPEPPNSKEPFNMAYLAMHGSGQANAVSKLHGEVSREIFGPLFLRWPKEEVPVGSVTNGVHVPTWESKAADELWSGSCGDERWLGTPCKEEDIRGMSDEALWAMRTECRKGLIEWLRERYARQLALDGEDPAQAAFIFREDVLTIGFARRFATYKRPDLLLHDPERLLRLLTNPERPMQLVLAGKAHPADMAGQALIEKWNKFLKREDARSKIVFLSDYDMRVAKEMVQGIDLWINTPRRPWEASGTSGMKILVNGGLNLSELDGWWAEAYVPEVGWALGDGKEHQAGDSAVAELDAVEADAMYRTLETEVAADFYTREGIAPPAGWVARMRESMAQLTERFSAARTIREYTEEHYIPAAHGYAERSANGSAMGVAMVAWRGEIDKKWAGLRFGAFEMTAVGTRYEFKIEVFAGDLSPESFKVEVYVAPGWAVTVEPVALERSTETGSAGATVFTGSVAADLPVEAYIPRVVPYFKGASVPLEAGEILWQR, from the coding sequence GTGAAGACGAATGAAGTCGTGAATGGGGATCTGGAACGTAAGGGATTTGGGGATCTTAAGGACCTGGCGTTGAACCTGCACTGGTCGTGGAGCCGTGCTTCGGAGGAGCTTTGGGAGCGGCTGGATGCGGAGCTGTGGGAGGCGACACAGGACCCCTGGGTGATCCTGCAGACGGTTTCGAAGGAGACCATCGTGAAGGCGCTGGGCGAGCCCGAGTTCTCACAGCGGCTGGCCGAGGTGCTTGCGTCGGACCGCGCGGCTTACGAGGGCGACGCGTGGTTTCAGAAGACGCACAGGGATTCGGGGTTGAATGCGGTGGCTTACTTCAGCATGGAGTTCATGTTGAGCGAAGCGCTACCGATCTATTCGGGCGGCCTGGGGAATGTGGCCGGCGACCAGATGAAGGCTGCGAGCGATCTCGGCGTTCCCGTTGTCGGAGTTGGCCTGTTGTACGGGCAGGGATACTTTCGCCAGCAGTTCGACAGCGCGGGGCGACAGCGGGCGTTGTATCCGGTGAACGATCCGGGGCAGTTGCCGATCCGGCCATTACGCCGGGCGAACGGCGAGTGGCTGAGGTTGAAGGTGCCGATTCCGGGCGTGACGATCTGGCTGCGCTGCTGGGAGGTTTCGGTTGGTCGAGCGAAACTCTACCTGCTGGACAGCAATGACTTCGCCAACGCTCCTGAGCACCGCTGCGTCACCAGCCAGTTGTACGGCGGCGACGCGGAGATGCGCCTGAAGCAGGAGCTAGTGCTGGGGATCGGTGGATGGAGGCTGCTGCGTGCCATCGGCATCCAGCCGGAGGTGTGCCATCTGAACGAGGGGCATGCGGCGTTCGCGGTGCTGGAGCGGGCGCGGAGTTACATGCAGGACCACGGCGTGGGGTTCGACGTGGCGTTGAGCGTAACGCGGGCGGGAAACCTGTTTACGACGCACACTGCGGTTGCGGCGGGCTTCGACCGCTTCGATCCGGAGCTGATCCGGCGTTATATGACAACGTATGCTTCGCGCCTGGGGATCTCGATCAACGAGCTGCTGGCGATGGGGCGAGCGAACACCGGAGCTCCGGAGCCGCCGAACTCGAAGGAGCCGTTCAACATGGCGTACCTGGCGATGCACGGGAGCGGCCAGGCGAACGCGGTGAGCAAGCTGCATGGCGAGGTGAGCCGGGAGATCTTCGGGCCGCTGTTTCTGCGCTGGCCGAAGGAAGAGGTGCCGGTCGGCTCGGTCACGAACGGGGTACATGTGCCGACGTGGGAGTCGAAGGCGGCGGATGAGTTGTGGAGCGGTTCCTGCGGGGATGAGCGCTGGCTAGGCACTCCTTGCAAGGAGGAAGATATACGCGGCATGAGTGACGAGGCCCTGTGGGCCATGAGGACGGAGTGCCGCAAGGGTCTGATCGAATGGCTGCGGGAGCGGTACGCGCGGCAGCTTGCGCTGGACGGCGAAGATCCTGCACAGGCTGCCTTCATCTTTCGCGAAGATGTGCTGACGATCGGATTTGCGCGGAGGTTTGCGACCTACAAGCGGCCTGACCTACTGCTGCATGACCCGGAGCGTCTGTTGCGGCTGCTGACAAATCCGGAACGGCCGATGCAGCTTGTCCTTGCGGGCAAGGCGCATCCGGCGGACATGGCGGGGCAGGCGCTGATCGAGAAGTGGAACAAGTTCCTGAAGCGCGAGGATGCGCGGTCGAAGATCGTCTTTCTGAGCGACTACGACATGCGCGTGGCCAAGGAGATGGTGCAGGGGATCGACCTGTGGATCAACACGCCGCGGAGGCCATGGGAGGCTTCGGGCACGAGCGGGATGAAGATCCTGGTCAATGGCGGGTTGAATCTATCGGAGCTCGATGGATGGTGGGCCGAGGCGTATGTGCCCGAGGTGGGATGGGCGCTGGGCGACGGCAAGGAGCACCAGGCCGGAGATTCGGCGGTCGCTGAACTGGATGCGGTGGAGGCCGATGCGATGTACCGGACGCTGGAGACTGAGGTTGCGGCGGACTTTTACACTCGGGAAGGAATTGCGCCGCCCGCTGGATGGGTGGCCCGGATGCGGGAGAGCATGGCGCAGTTGACGGAGCGGTTCTCGGCGGCGAGGACGATTCGGGAGTACACGGAGGAGCACTACATTCCGGCGGCGCATGGATATGCGGAGCGGTCAGCGAATGGCTCAGCGATGGGCGTTGCGATGGTGGCGTGGCGTGGGGAGATCGATAAGAAGTGGGCCGGCCTGCGGTTTGGAGCCTTCGAGATGACGGCCGTGGGCACTCGGTATGAGTTCAAGATCGAGGTCTTCGCGGGGGATCTGAGCCCAGAGAGCTTCAAGGTGGAGGTATATGTCGCGCCGGGTTGGGCAGTGACGGTGGAACCTGTGGCGCTTGAGAGGAGCACGGAAACGGGAAGCGCGGGGGCGACGGTGTTTACCGGTTCGGTGGCGGCGGACCTTCCGGTGGAGGCTTATATTCCGCGCGTTGTGCCGTATTTCAAGGGGGCTTCGGTGCCGTTGGAGGCGGGGGAGATCTTGTGGCAGCGGTGA
- a CDS encoding cation-efflux pump — translation MPPDKLAPKPPVTSPESERAAQKRSAALGSVIAALGITLLKLVTGLLTGSLGMLSEAAHSGIDCVAAALTLFSVQVSDRPADADHNYGHGKVESLSAFVETGLMLASCLWIIVEALRRIIAREHLAVALSVWPFLVLILSIAVDFTRSRNLRKVARQYGSEALEADALHFGTDIWSSFAVLLGLAATAAGEHFHLPWLEFADPIAALVVSVIIAKVCWHLATQTVDALLDATPADASGQTRREVRDGLIRDLAAIDGVLSVDRVRTRRSGSSYFADLTLGMPRNLTFQRSEQITMAATEAVQRVLPGADVVVHSVPMASLAESVHDRIRAVASRANLNIHDVSIQQYNHALHLEQHLEVDETMTLSAAHALVTQLESEIRKEVPGIATILTHIESEPATIERPASLERDRQLESRLRNVARAFPEILDIHEVIVTRLGGTSSPNSDGIHEDIARVQVTCHCTLPDDLPMSRVHAVITALENDFKLDSPEVSRLLIHPEPATDNQR, via the coding sequence GTGCCACCGGACAAACTCGCGCCGAAGCCCCCGGTAACTTCGCCGGAGTCGGAACGCGCTGCCCAAAAGCGCTCCGCCGCGCTCGGCTCGGTCATCGCCGCCCTCGGCATCACCCTCCTGAAGCTCGTCACCGGCCTGCTCACCGGCTCCCTGGGGATGTTGTCGGAAGCCGCCCACTCCGGCATCGACTGCGTCGCCGCCGCCCTCACCCTCTTCTCCGTCCAGGTCTCCGACCGCCCCGCCGACGCCGACCACAACTACGGCCACGGCAAGGTTGAAAGCCTCTCCGCCTTTGTCGAAACCGGCCTCATGCTCGCCTCCTGCCTCTGGATCATCGTCGAGGCCCTCCGCCGCATCATCGCCCGCGAGCACCTCGCCGTCGCCCTATCCGTCTGGCCCTTCCTCGTCCTCATCCTCTCCATCGCCGTCGACTTTACCCGCTCCCGCAACCTCCGCAAGGTGGCCCGCCAATACGGCAGCGAGGCCCTCGAAGCCGACGCCCTCCACTTCGGTACCGATATCTGGTCCTCCTTCGCCGTCCTGCTGGGCCTCGCCGCTACGGCTGCAGGGGAGCACTTCCACCTCCCCTGGCTCGAGTTCGCCGACCCCATCGCCGCTCTCGTCGTCTCCGTCATCATCGCCAAGGTCTGCTGGCACCTGGCGACGCAAACCGTAGACGCCCTGCTCGACGCCACCCCCGCCGATGCCAGCGGACAGACTCGCCGCGAAGTCCGCGACGGCCTCATCCGCGATCTCGCCGCCATCGACGGCGTCCTCTCCGTCGACCGCGTCCGCACCCGCCGCTCCGGCTCCAGCTACTTCGCCGACCTCACCCTCGGCATGCCCCGCAACCTCACTTTCCAGCGGTCGGAACAGATCACCATGGCCGCCACCGAGGCCGTCCAGCGCGTCCTTCCCGGCGCCGACGTCGTCGTCCACTCCGTTCCCATGGCCTCGCTCGCCGAAAGCGTCCACGACCGCATCCGAGCCGTTGCATCCCGCGCCAACCTCAACATCCACGACGTCAGCATCCAGCAGTACAACCACGCTCTCCACCTCGAACAGCACCTCGAAGTCGATGAGACCATGACGCTCTCTGCCGCTCACGCTCTCGTCACCCAGCTCGAATCCGAGATTCGCAAAGAAGTCCCAGGCATCGCCACTATCCTCACCCACATCGAGAGTGAACCCGCCACAATCGAGCGCCCCGCTTCGCTCGAACGCGACCGCCAGCTCGAAAGCCGCCTCCGCAACGTCGCCCGCGCCTTCCCGGAGATCCTCGACATCCACGAGGTCATCGTCACCCGCCTCGGCGGCACCTCCAGCCCCAACTCCGATGGCATCCACGAAGACATCGCCCGCGTCCAGGTCACTTGCCACTGCACCCTCCCCGACGACCTGCCCATGTCCCGCGTCCACGCCGTCATCACCGCGCTCGAAAACGACTTCAAGCTCGACTCCCCCGAGGTAAGCCGCCTCCTCATCCATCCAGAACCCGCCACCGACAACCAGCGGTGA
- a CDS encoding PASTA domain-containing protein: MRRFFNIALGALAMIAVAMMSAFITMRLAIHGREVEVPSVAGLTVDEARSLAEGLGLNMDLESQFYSTTIPSGHILSQSPTPGTKVRRDWVLRVAESIGPQKVSIPNVVGQTEREATVTIRRLALDLGTIAYVPSPGPPGIVVSQSPTPDAAGVDGPRISLLVSEPIPTPKPHVATFDDAPGTPSTAPASSDDSDSASTDTTSEPNAEAYVMPDLIGLTLTAASSRVAAMGLKISSMNVVPAKVKAVAPIGGFTSPAPTLNGQPAPIRPIAPIAPITPIDTVIAQKPAAGARVTANDKIHITLSH; the protein is encoded by the coding sequence ATGCGTCGCTTCTTCAACATCGCTCTCGGCGCTCTCGCCATGATCGCCGTCGCTATGATGTCGGCTTTCATCACCATGCGCCTCGCCATCCACGGCCGCGAGGTCGAGGTGCCCAGCGTAGCCGGACTCACCGTGGACGAAGCCCGCTCGCTGGCCGAAGGCCTCGGTCTGAACATGGACCTCGAAAGCCAGTTCTACTCGACAACCATCCCCTCCGGCCACATCCTCTCGCAGTCCCCCACCCCCGGCACCAAGGTCCGCCGCGACTGGGTCCTGCGCGTCGCCGAGAGCATCGGCCCGCAAAAGGTCTCCATCCCCAACGTTGTCGGCCAGACCGAACGTGAGGCCACGGTCACCATCCGCCGCCTCGCTCTCGATCTGGGCACCATCGCTTACGTCCCCTCACCAGGGCCGCCGGGCATCGTCGTCTCGCAGTCCCCCACGCCCGACGCCGCCGGCGTAGACGGCCCGCGCATCAGCCTCCTCGTCAGCGAGCCCATCCCCACCCCCAAACCCCACGTCGCCACATTCGACGACGCCCCCGGCACACCCAGCACCGCACCGGCCTCGAGCGACGACAGTGACTCCGCATCCACCGACACAACCTCAGAGCCCAACGCCGAAGCCTACGTGATGCCCGACCTCATCGGCCTCACGCTGACTGCTGCCTCATCCCGCGTCGCCGCCATGGGGCTGAAGATCTCCAGCATGAATGTTGTTCCCGCCAAGGTCAAAGCGGTCGCCCCGATAGGAGGCTTCACCTCCCCAGCTCCCACGCTGAACGGTCAGCCAGCCCCCATCCGTCCCATCGCGCCGATAGCTCCCATCACCCCCATCGACACCGTCATCGCGCAAAAACCCGCCGCGGGTGCCCGCGTCACCGCGAACGACAAGATCCACATCACCCTAAGCCACTAG
- a CDS encoding transcription antitermination factor NusB, giving the protein MREQGKGIRDKGVGKPKPPVRGRPASAGPTLSSEEALAKVTPARRAAFEILTLVGQNKGHSDELLHSALTDGLSGEDRNLATALVMGVLRWQIALDARIKTLLQRPDQRLAEPVALALRMGAFQLLHMDRIPAHAALSESVELCRAAGEPHATGMVNAILRKVAAAQKPSARIFESTAAFAERLGHPKWLVERWVAAYGREAALKICEADQLEHPAGSIFAEVGGEIPLMDDGSRLVAELAAAAVPGAKRVWDCCAAPGGKTLILAMREPEAEIFATDVSTKRTAQMQSRMKRSSLAEKVKCFVLDAAVPVLKNDEKFDLILCDVPCSGTGTLAENPEIRHRLKPEEFLRQSDRQKLILKGALSRLAEGGRLVYSTCSLEPEENERVVEAVLAGSEFRRVPMEGLVTSLLDSGVVSGELGAVVRDGALRTLPGVHGCDGFYAVVVERSVAV; this is encoded by the coding sequence ATGAGAGAGCAGGGAAAAGGGATCCGGGATAAGGGAGTAGGGAAGCCAAAACCGCCGGTGCGGGGGAGGCCGGCTAGCGCGGGGCCCACGCTTTCGTCTGAGGAGGCGCTGGCGAAGGTGACACCGGCGCGGCGGGCGGCCTTCGAAATTCTTACATTGGTGGGGCAGAACAAGGGGCATAGCGATGAGCTGCTGCACTCGGCGCTAACGGATGGGTTGTCGGGCGAGGACCGCAATCTTGCGACGGCTCTGGTGATGGGCGTGCTCCGGTGGCAGATCGCGCTCGATGCCCGCATCAAAACATTGCTTCAGCGGCCCGACCAGCGGCTGGCGGAGCCTGTCGCACTGGCTCTGCGGATGGGCGCGTTTCAGTTGCTGCATATGGATCGGATTCCGGCCCATGCGGCTTTGAGTGAGAGCGTGGAGCTTTGCCGGGCTGCGGGTGAGCCTCATGCGACCGGGATGGTGAATGCGATTCTGCGCAAGGTTGCGGCGGCGCAGAAGCCTTCGGCGAGGATCTTTGAGTCGACGGCGGCGTTTGCCGAGCGGCTCGGGCATCCGAAGTGGCTGGTGGAGCGTTGGGTCGCGGCGTATGGGCGCGAGGCTGCGCTGAAGATCTGCGAGGCCGACCAGTTGGAGCATCCGGCGGGGTCGATCTTTGCCGAGGTGGGCGGTGAGATTCCGCTAATGGACGATGGGTCGCGGCTGGTGGCGGAGCTTGCGGCGGCGGCTGTACCAGGAGCGAAGCGGGTTTGGGATTGCTGCGCGGCCCCGGGAGGGAAGACGCTGATTCTGGCAATGCGCGAGCCGGAGGCGGAGATCTTCGCGACGGATGTGAGCACGAAGCGGACGGCGCAGATGCAGAGCCGGATGAAGCGGTCGAGCTTGGCGGAGAAGGTGAAGTGTTTCGTGCTCGATGCCGCGGTTCCGGTGTTGAAGAACGATGAGAAGTTCGATCTGATCCTGTGCGATGTGCCTTGCAGTGGGACGGGGACGCTGGCGGAGAATCCGGAGATTCGGCATCGCCTCAAACCCGAGGAGTTTCTAAGGCAATCCGACCGGCAGAAGCTGATCTTGAAGGGGGCTCTGTCGCGGCTGGCGGAGGGTGGGCGGCTGGTGTATTCAACTTGCTCGCTGGAGCCGGAGGAGAACGAGCGGGTGGTGGAGGCCGTGCTTGCTGGTAGCGAATTTCGACGGGTTCCGATGGAGGGACTGGTGACTTCTTTGCTTGATTCAGGGGTGGTTTCAGGGGAGTTGGGCGCGGTGGTGCGGGATGGCGCGCTTAGGACTCTGCCCGGCGTGCATGGGTGCGATGGTTTTTATGCGGTGGTGGTGGAGCGTTCTGTAGCCGTCTAG
- the fmt gene encoding methionyl-tRNA formyltransferase produces the protein MRLVFCGTPAFAVPVLEAVIAAGHEVALVVTQPDRAAGRGLEVHLSPVKVTALKHGIEVVQPEKIKNNLELRERLEGIAPDAILVVAYGRIIPQWMLELPRFGNINLHGSLLPKYRGAAPIQWAVANGELVTGVTTMVLEAGLDTGPMLLARSVPVAEEETSEDLFVSLAAIGAELMVETLAGLEDGSVKPVEQDHSLATLAPILTREDGLIDFARTAKQSYDRWRGFQPWPGAHTTLRGKKLIVHRMKVAEGVNVAQGELLVDGERLIVGCGETTSLELIEVQMEGKKRMAAAEFLRGYQVKSGERLG, from the coding sequence TTGAGGCTCGTATTTTGTGGGACGCCGGCGTTTGCGGTGCCGGTGCTGGAGGCGGTGATCGCTGCCGGGCATGAGGTGGCGCTGGTAGTGACGCAGCCGGACCGCGCGGCAGGGCGTGGGCTTGAGGTGCATCTCTCGCCGGTGAAGGTGACGGCGCTGAAGCATGGCATCGAGGTCGTGCAGCCGGAGAAGATCAAGAACAATCTGGAGCTGCGGGAGCGGCTTGAAGGGATTGCGCCGGATGCGATTCTTGTGGTCGCGTATGGGCGGATCATTCCGCAGTGGATGCTGGAGCTGCCGCGGTTCGGGAACATCAATCTGCATGGGTCTTTGTTGCCGAAGTACCGGGGCGCGGCTCCGATCCAGTGGGCTGTCGCGAACGGCGAGCTGGTGACCGGCGTGACGACGATGGTGCTGGAGGCGGGGCTCGATACCGGGCCGATGCTGCTGGCGCGGTCGGTGCCGGTGGCGGAGGAAGAGACTTCGGAAGATCTGTTTGTGTCGCTTGCGGCGATTGGGGCTGAGTTGATGGTCGAGACACTTGCTGGGTTAGAGGATGGCAGCGTGAAGCCGGTGGAGCAGGACCACTCGCTGGCTACGCTTGCGCCGATTCTGACGCGGGAGGATGGGCTGATCGATTTTGCCCGGACGGCGAAGCAGAGTTACGACCGGTGGCGTGGGTTTCAGCCGTGGCCTGGAGCGCATACGACGTTGCGTGGAAAGAAGCTGATTGTGCATCGCATGAAGGTGGCTGAGGGCGTGAACGTTGCGCAGGGCGAGCTGCTTGTCGACGGCGAGCGGTTGATTGTTGGGTGCGGCGAGACCACGTCGCTGGAGCTGATCGAGGTACAGATGGAAGGCAAGAAGCGGATGGCCGCCGCGGAGTTTCTGCGCGGGTACCAGGTGAAGAGCGGCGAGCGGCTGGGATGA
- the def gene encoding peptide deformylase: MAKNPVKIHEVVKYPDPVLAKRGEEVTVFDAELKKLVNEMFESMYIAQGIGLAAPQINISKRITVIDVSFKKNPKDKIVLINPEIVDRTGKQLEEEGCLSLPDIREKVSRAEWVKVRAQDADGKTFEIEGTELLGRCMQHEIDHLDGILFIDHLSRLKRELVLRKIKKMQKNGEW, from the coding sequence ATGGCGAAGAATCCGGTGAAGATTCATGAGGTGGTGAAGTATCCCGACCCCGTGCTGGCGAAGCGCGGCGAGGAGGTGACGGTCTTTGACGCGGAGTTGAAGAAGCTGGTCAATGAGATGTTTGAATCGATGTACATCGCGCAGGGGATTGGGCTGGCCGCGCCGCAGATCAATATCTCGAAGCGGATTACCGTGATCGACGTGAGCTTCAAGAAGAACCCGAAGGACAAGATCGTGCTGATCAATCCGGAGATTGTGGACCGGACGGGCAAGCAGCTCGAGGAAGAGGGATGCCTGAGCCTGCCGGACATCCGCGAGAAGGTAAGCCGCGCGGAGTGGGTTAAGGTGCGAGCTCAGGATGCCGATGGCAAGACCTTCGAGATTGAAGGGACGGAGCTGCTCGGGCGGTGTATGCAGCATGAGATCGACCATTTGGACGGCATTTTGTTCATTGATCACTTGAGCCGTTTGAAGCGCGAGTTGGTGCTGCGGAAGATCAAGAAGATGCAGAAGAATGGCGAGTGGTGA
- the aroC gene encoding chorismate synthase, translating to MLRFSTAGESHGESLVALVSGLPAGIPVAQEFVDRELWRRQQGYGRGGRMRIERDSAHILSGIRHGKTIGSPVAMTLANNDWKNWTEILPVEAGDAEKHKAVASPRPGHADLAGALKYDFKDARYVLERASARESAARVACGALAKLLLRELGIEVGSHVIRVGKAELGRDAKWEEIAAANAKEEVFLNCVDAEAEARMKAEVDVALRTGDTVGGVFEVVVHGLAPGVGTHVNWDERMDGLLAQAVMSLQAVKAVELGRGVTAAESMGSTVHDAIAYEGQAEGFTKFSREKNNAGGIEGGISNGEDVVVRGYLKPISTLRRPLGSVSFETREATKAAYERSDVCVVPAAGVAAEAMVALTIARLVIDKFGGDSLRELKRNYDGYCEQIRNF from the coding sequence ATGCTTCGTTTTTCGACTGCGGGAGAGAGCCACGGGGAGAGCCTGGTGGCGTTGGTGAGTGGGCTGCCGGCTGGGATTCCGGTAGCGCAGGAGTTTGTGGACCGCGAACTTTGGCGGCGGCAGCAGGGCTATGGGCGCGGCGGAAGGATGCGGATCGAGCGGGACTCGGCGCATATTTTGAGCGGCATCAGGCATGGCAAGACGATCGGGTCGCCGGTGGCGATGACGCTGGCCAATAACGATTGGAAGAACTGGACGGAGATTCTGCCGGTCGAAGCGGGCGATGCGGAGAAGCATAAGGCCGTGGCTTCGCCGAGGCCGGGACATGCGGATCTTGCTGGGGCGCTGAAGTATGACTTTAAGGATGCGCGGTACGTGCTGGAGCGCGCCTCGGCTCGGGAGAGCGCGGCCAGGGTGGCTTGCGGGGCGCTGGCGAAGTTGCTGCTGCGGGAACTGGGGATCGAGGTTGGGTCGCATGTGATCCGCGTGGGTAAGGCGGAGCTGGGGCGCGACGCGAAGTGGGAAGAGATTGCGGCGGCGAATGCGAAGGAAGAGGTCTTTCTGAACTGCGTCGATGCCGAGGCCGAGGCTCGTATGAAGGCTGAGGTGGATGTCGCGCTGCGGACGGGCGATACGGTTGGCGGTGTGTTCGAGGTTGTGGTGCATGGGCTGGCTCCCGGAGTCGGGACTCATGTCAATTGGGACGAGCGTATGGATGGGCTGCTGGCCCAGGCGGTGATGAGTCTGCAGGCGGTGAAGGCTGTGGAGCTTGGGCGCGGAGTGACGGCGGCGGAGTCGATGGGCTCGACCGTGCATGATGCGATTGCGTATGAGGGCCAGGCGGAAGGGTTTACGAAGTTTTCGCGGGAGAAGAACAACGCTGGCGGGATTGAAGGCGGGATCTCGAATGGCGAGGATGTTGTGGTGCGTGGATATCTGAAGCCGATCTCGACGCTGCGCAGGCCGCTGGGTTCGGTGAGCTTCGAGACGCGCGAGGCGACCAAGGCGGCTTATGAGCGCAGCGATGTTTGTGTGGTGCCGGCGGCGGGAGTGGCGGCCGAGGCGATGGTCGCGCTGACGATTGCCCGGCTGGTGATCGATAAGTTTGGCGGGGATTCGCTGCGGGAGTTGAAGCGGAACTACGACGGGTATTGCGAACAGATACGGAATTTCTAA
- a CDS encoding SDR family NAD(P)-dependent oxidoreductase, whose translation MAKVWLITGSGNGLGRDIAEAALAAGDSVVAGARRLEELNPLVEQYGARIKPLKLDVREEEAAKAAVQAALDTYGRLDVLVNNAGYGHFAPFEQMTPEEFRDVIETCLFGVVYTTRAAVPVMRKQKSGHIFQVSSVGGRMAMPGNTPYHAAKWAVGGFSDSLAGEVAPFGVKVCTLEPGGIRTNWAAKAAEKSPEVMPDYEASVGMIYKLLAKVRGHSEGDPKRIAEVVLKLANSEDVPKRLILGKDAESRVNNVETERAEEAAKFRELTLSTVFPDAPKIEELLNQ comes from the coding sequence ATGGCTAAAGTCTGGTTGATTACGGGAAGTGGAAATGGGTTGGGGCGCGACATCGCGGAGGCCGCGCTCGCGGCGGGAGACAGCGTGGTTGCGGGCGCGCGGCGGCTGGAAGAGCTGAATCCCCTGGTAGAACAGTACGGCGCGCGCATCAAGCCGTTGAAGCTCGACGTGCGGGAGGAAGAGGCGGCGAAAGCTGCGGTGCAAGCTGCTTTGGACACGTATGGCCGGCTGGACGTGCTGGTGAATAACGCCGGATATGGGCACTTTGCGCCGTTTGAGCAGATGACCCCGGAGGAGTTCCGCGACGTGATCGAGACATGCCTGTTCGGCGTGGTGTACACGACGCGGGCGGCGGTTCCGGTGATGCGGAAGCAGAAGAGCGGGCACATCTTCCAGGTGTCTTCGGTCGGTGGCCGGATGGCGATGCCGGGCAACACGCCCTATCACGCGGCGAAGTGGGCGGTTGGCGGGTTCAGCGACTCGCTGGCGGGTGAGGTCGCTCCGTTTGGTGTGAAAGTGTGCACGCTTGAGCCCGGCGGGATTCGCACGAACTGGGCGGCAAAGGCGGCCGAGAAGTCGCCGGAGGTGATGCCGGACTATGAGGCTTCGGTCGGCATGATCTACAAACTGCTGGCCAAGGTCCGAGGCCATTCCGAGGGCGATCCGAAGAGGATTGCCGAGGTGGTGTTGAAGCTGGCGAACTCGGAGGACGTTCCGAAGCGGCTGATCCTTGGGAAGGATGCCGAGAGCCGCGTAAATAACGTCGAGACGGAACGCGCGGAGGAGGCGGCGAAGTTTCGCGAGCTGACGCTGTCGACGGTGTTTCCGGACGCTCCGAAGATTGAGGAATTGCTCAATCAATAG